Proteins found in one Streptomyces sp. NBC_00461 genomic segment:
- a CDS encoding M23 family metallopeptidase, translating to MPAKGKHRRPKPQRFTRSIAVAGTGGAALALPLMGATGAHAATTQSVSQSVSQKTVQSLPAVEKKAAEKKSAAHHAGVRTYSVRGGDYLSKIADQQHVAGGWKKLYSDNRRAVGGDPSLIHPGLKLTLGKKATATTKSSSRPSSSSAPKASSSSNKTTATQTSTATGFTLPVSGATIGTGYHVPGSMWSSGYHTGVDFVVPTGTPVKAVGAGTVVSAGWGGAYGNQVVIKLADGYYAQYGHLSQLSVSAGQTVTEGQQLGLSGATGNVTGPHLHFEIRTTPDYGSDVDPVAYLRSKGVAVG from the coding sequence ATGCCCGCGAAGGGTAAGCACCGCCGCCCGAAGCCCCAGCGCTTCACCCGTTCCATCGCCGTCGCCGGTACCGGTGGCGCCGCACTCGCACTACCGCTCATGGGTGCCACCGGCGCCCATGCCGCAACAACGCAGTCTGTTTCCCAGTCGGTTTCGCAAAAGACCGTCCAGTCCCTTCCGGCCGTGGAGAAGAAGGCGGCCGAGAAGAAGAGCGCCGCGCACCACGCGGGCGTGCGGACCTATTCGGTGCGGGGCGGCGACTACCTTTCGAAGATCGCCGACCAGCAGCACGTCGCCGGCGGCTGGAAGAAGCTCTACTCGGACAACCGCCGGGCCGTCGGCGGCGATCCGTCGCTGATCCACCCGGGCCTGAAGCTCACGCTCGGCAAGAAGGCCACCGCGACCACCAAGTCGTCGTCCCGGCCGTCTTCTTCGTCCGCGCCCAAGGCGTCCTCGTCCTCGAACAAGACGACCGCCACGCAGACCTCCACCGCCACCGGCTTCACCCTCCCGGTGTCGGGCGCCACCATCGGCACCGGCTACCACGTGCCTGGCAGCATGTGGTCCAGCGGGTACCACACCGGCGTCGACTTCGTCGTCCCGACGGGCACCCCGGTCAAGGCCGTCGGTGCGGGCACGGTCGTTTCCGCGGGCTGGGGCGGCGCGTACGGCAACCAGGTCGTCATCAAGCTCGCCGACGGCTACTACGCGCAGTACGGCCACCTCTCCCAGCTCTCCGTCTCGGCCGGCCAGACCGTGACCGAGGGGCAGCAGCTCGGTCTCTCCGGCGCGACCGGCAACGTGACCGGCCCGCACCTGCACTTCGAGATCCGCACCACGCCGGACTACGGCTCCGACGTCGACCCGGTCGCCTACCTCCGATCCAAGGGCGTAGCGGTCGGCTGA
- a CDS encoding SGNH/GDSL hydrolase family protein, whose protein sequence is MIGSYVAVGDSFTEGVGDPGPDGAMVGWADRFAVLLADRRPEGDFGYTNLAVRGRLLDQIVEEQVPQAVELAPDLVSFCAGGNDIIRPGTDPDEVAERFERAILRLTEAVGTVMVTTGFDTRNVPVLKHLRGKIATYNGHVRAVADRYGCPVLDLWSLKTVQDRRAWDDDRLHLSPEGHTRVALRAGQVLGLEVPADPDQPWPLLPPRGTLDVRRDDVHWAREYLVPWIGRRLRGESSGDHVTAKGALSPDDIKMRIASVA, encoded by the coding sequence GTGATCGGGTCGTACGTTGCGGTGGGGGACAGCTTCACCGAGGGCGTCGGCGATCCCGGCCCCGACGGTGCGATGGTCGGCTGGGCCGACCGGTTCGCGGTGCTTCTCGCGGACCGGAGGCCCGAGGGCGACTTCGGCTACACGAACCTCGCCGTACGCGGCAGACTTCTCGACCAGATCGTGGAGGAGCAGGTCCCGCAAGCCGTCGAGCTCGCCCCGGACTTGGTCTCCTTCTGTGCGGGCGGCAACGACATCATCAGGCCCGGCACCGACCCCGACGAGGTCGCCGAGCGTTTCGAGCGGGCGATCCTCCGGCTCACCGAAGCCGTGGGCACCGTCATGGTGACGACCGGCTTCGACACCCGTAACGTTCCCGTGCTCAAGCACCTGCGCGGCAAGATCGCCACCTACAACGGTCATGTACGGGCCGTCGCCGACCGGTACGGCTGCCCCGTGCTCGACCTGTGGTCCCTGAAGACCGTCCAGGACCGCCGGGCCTGGGACGACGACCGGCTCCACCTCTCGCCCGAGGGGCACACGCGCGTGGCGCTGCGCGCCGGGCAGGTTCTCGGCCTGGAGGTCCCGGCCGACCCGGACCAGCCCTGGCCGCTGCTCCCGCCGCGCGGCACCCTCGATGTCCGGCGGGACGACGTGCACTGGGCGCGCGAGTACCTGGTGCCGTGGATCGGCCGTCGGCTGCGCGGTGAGTCGTCCGGGGATCACGTCACGGCGAAGGGCGCGCTGTCGCCGGACGACATCAAGATGCGGATCGCTTCGGTCGCCTGA
- a CDS encoding TetR/AcrR family transcriptional regulator: MARVRLSVAERREELLRAAIGQIEARGVAAVRIADVASALGVSNALVLYHFSTKEKLVAAAFTFAAEDDLGHLRKLLGRRTTALRRLRSAVRWYAPTGQAKGWRLWIEGWAAALREPALQEVTRDLDREWKAAIAEVIAEGVAAGEFRCPDPQSTALRLTALLDGLAVQMTSYAGAVSRARAQEWVEEALARELGLERAALTTSEQ; the protein is encoded by the coding sequence GTGGCGAGAGTGCGGTTGAGCGTGGCCGAGCGGCGCGAGGAGCTGCTGCGGGCCGCCATCGGGCAGATCGAGGCGCGGGGCGTGGCGGCGGTCAGGATCGCCGACGTGGCCTCGGCGCTCGGCGTGAGCAACGCGCTGGTGCTGTACCACTTCTCGACGAAGGAGAAGCTGGTCGCCGCGGCGTTCACGTTCGCGGCCGAGGACGACCTCGGGCATCTGCGCAAGCTTCTCGGCCGCCGGACCACGGCGCTGCGGCGACTGCGGTCGGCCGTGCGCTGGTACGCGCCGACGGGCCAGGCCAAGGGCTGGCGCCTGTGGATCGAGGGCTGGGCGGCTGCGCTGCGCGAGCCCGCGCTGCAGGAGGTCACACGGGACCTCGACAGGGAGTGGAAAGCTGCGATCGCCGAGGTGATAGCTGAGGGCGTGGCCGCGGGCGAGTTCCGCTGCCCGGACCCGCAGAGTACGGCTCTGCGACTGACGGCCCTGCTGGACGGGCTCGCCGTTCAGATGACGTCGTACGCCGGTGCGGTGTCCCGCGCGCGGGCGCAGGAGTGGGTGGAGGAGGCGCTGGCGCGGGAACTGGGCCTGGAGCGGGCGGCGTTGACCACCTCCGAGCAGTGA